A window of Strigops habroptila isolate Jane chromosome 5, bStrHab1.2.pri, whole genome shotgun sequence genomic DNA:
AACAACTATTTATCACTGCCCGCTCCTGACCCCACCTCATTGCCCAGGACATTGCTTTGGCCAGACAGTAAAGCCTTATGTCTGGAAGCCAAGTGACAGAGCTTGGTGAAGGTGTTCAGGAGCCTGTAGTGAATTTCTCAGGGAGGCCATGCCATGGGGCATCAGGCTTTTAAGTGAATGGAGCATGTAACATCCCAGTGAAATGGGATGTTGATGCCCCTGCTGGCAGCACCGTTAAGattgttttgcttctgctgaagcAAAGGGAGAGGTGCTTGCCTTTCCTAGCAGAACTTGCATCGTCCTTGGCTTGGATAACTGAAGCTGTCTCATGTGCTCCACATAGTAAGTACCGATTTGCTGAGAAACTGAGATTTTAAATCAAACTCAGTAATAAAACTGTAGCTTTGTTTTACTAGCTACTCAAGTACTGtcttttgtgtatgtgtttccATTTAACAAAATAAGTAAGAGATGGCATTTATCTCGCAATGGCAGGGAGGTAGCTCAACGGCTGGCTGCTCTAGGCAGCTGAGactttttctgagctttctggCCAAGACGTGAGCTTTCTTTACAGAGAGACAGAATGACCCTGTGCATGTTCACCACTCCGGCACATAAAAAGAACTACTATGtttatttaatctgaaataGATCAGTacaaaatgtacagaaaaagcaaatttacaAATATACATAATCTGCTTTTGCATTCTTAAATCATCAGACTTCTTAGTAGtctagtttaaaaaatattcacattccTGATACTGTCTCCTCTCACCTTCATAACATTGCATCTGAATCCCACAGCCCAAATGGTTACCCAATGGTTAGAGCTCTGTCCTAGAGCCCTTTATCAACCACAGTTGCCAAACCCTGTCTAAACTCCATTATTCAACTGCTTCTTTAAATCCGCATGACACCTTAGTACACCTTCCATTGCTCTTCCACATATCAACACTCATTTAACATACTATTTTAATAGTGAGAATTTGGCAGTCAAGGCAACAGTTGCAAGTATTTGCTGTTTAGCACTATTGGAAGGTTTGAAGGAAGTTGCTAATGTAGTTGGAAATACTGCCCATCTAAGACAAAAGGATTTATGTTGCTGGCAAAGATTGCATTATGATGTAAAGctctattaaaaagaaagctacaATATtgagaataatttaaaatgaccttttaaataaataaataataaatagtaataaataaagCCTTTTTAGAACCAGTGGAATTTTAACACTCAGCCTGCCTTTTAGCAGAatttgcatgtttgttttgcagttttcagtGATGGTACCTCAAATAATCCAgtatcataaatattttcagtaaaaatagtATGTTCAGGGCTATTTTCCTCCAGGTTCACATGAAGCATGTAAAAGTAGCAAAAAGAGAGTAGTCTGGTTTCTGTCTTCAGAACTTGCCTGGATGGACGCTCTTATAGGATTTGTCTTTGAGGCTGTTGAATATCTCTTTGGTACCGTTCTGCCATTGAAGAACAAGATCCATAGGGGTTTTCCCTTGCTGgttagaaaagcagaggaagcaagatttaatttcagtttatgAGTCCTTTCTTCCCTAAATACTTGTACAGTGCATCTGCCTGATGTGGACCCTTCTGCATGCACAGGTTCAGACTtactgaacccaggacatcatCCTGAAACCAGAGTCCTTTTGCTCCACAGGTGTAGTCCCAGTCCGTGTCAGACTCATGATAAAATTTCCCTGGGTTTCAGAGGGTCTAAGCTGTATTAGCAAATAGCATGACTAGCAGAGCATGCAGGTGTTTCTTTTGATCTATTTAAACTGATTAGAAATACATTTAGATGAAACCTCAATAAGACACTCTCAGGTTTAATTGAGAATTCAGATAAGAGTTTGTACTGGTTTAATTAAGTTATGGACCACATCTAAATTAAACAGGAGCAACTTTTGTATGCAGATGAAGCCTAAGAGAGCTAGTCTTTGGCCTTTAGGGCTGTACCTGTCATTGTTTTCATACCTTGATGAGGGATAATGCTGGGAGTGGCCCTGCTTCAGAGAGCATGGGCAGAGAGTAGGGATTGCAAAGTACTGCAGTGACTGGTTTTTTCCTTGCCCCCTTAAATTTTGATTGATTGCCAATCAGACATTGACTGGCACAATCCACCTACTGCTGCTTGGTTTGGGAGAAAGGATTTGTGATGTGCTATTTTTAACAAGTGGTCTCAGAGCTCCAGCAAcatgtctgctgctgctgctgtggtggctgTGAGCAGTCAGGTGTGGGCCTTCTTAAATTGAAGCTCTGCTAAGGCATGGGGATTTGTTGCCCAACAGTCAGGTTAATGGCCAGTCATACAGGTGTAGTGCTTGGGCTTGCCATCAGCTGTGGGAAAACAGCAGGTTTCTATGACAAGCTAAGATCATTGTCTCATTGGTGGTTAAAGCCCAGCAGTTGTGCAGAGATCAAGTGTCTGTTAAAGCTTTTCAATATGTTGTGTGTGTAATTAGAAAAAATCCTAGAAATCTGTGATAAAATTCTTATCAATTGTAGCTGATGGGATCTGGTTTTAGAAGAGgtacaggttttatttcttctccccaATCTCCCCGAGTTATACTTTCCCTGTGTCAGCTCTGCTTTAATTAGCTTGAAGTGATCTAATTAACTCTGTTCACAATAGTCTCTCCCAGCTTTGAAACCTATGAAACTGCTCTGAAGGGATATTTATTCTAAAGCGTTTGAatcactgggtttttttgggtaTTACTTACGCAGTTCTTTATAGTTAGATCTGCTCCATACAGAATCAGAAGCCTGATCATTTTGTAGCGGTTCAGCCTCACGGCATCGTGCATTGGTGTGTCTCCTTCCTAGAGGCAAAAGACATGGACCACGGCATCAGACCTGCTCATCCAGCGCCAGGGACCAGCTCCAGCTGTGTAGCCAGGGATTTTTACAAAGGCAAGTGGAACTATCGAAGCAGACAGCAGTTTGATGCTGACAGGTAAGAAGTCGTTGGTACTTACTCTGTCTCTGGCATTAAGATCCGCTTCACAGGCAATGAGGTGCTCCCCACAGTCGTACTGACCTGTTCGCACGGCCACGTGCAAAGGGGTGCTGAGCAGCTGAGAggtgggaggaggaagcagtCAGTAGCATGAAACAGGTAAAGACCACTCCAAGAACAGCTGCCAAACATGATCTACTTGGAGTAAGGGTCAGCTTTTCATCTCCAATTGAAAAAGCTGCAGAGCCCCAGAAGCACATACCTTGTctcttgcatttctgtttatcCCCTTGTCCAGTAAGAATTTGAGAACATCCAGGTTCCCCCCACGGCATGCCCAGTGCAGAGCTGTAGAttcaagctgcagcaggaaaaacaaatggaaagtaACTTAACTCATCattatattttaagaaagtaCTTCACTGTGATCTGAGTGATCAAACTGAGTTGTTTCTAGTAACaccttctctttattttgccCTAATTTCTTTGGAACTGTGAGTTTCTCACTCTTCACACTTGCTGTGTATTGCTCTTAAAGACAGAGATCTTGGCAACGCTGCTGTGAGAGAGGATGTGTTTTGTCTATTCTGTGAACCTAGAAGTTATCTTTAGTTAGGTATGTGACTGGTATGTACTAGTTAATAGTTTTCATTCAATGCCTTTTGGGTTCTAAATGCATAGAAAATGAAGCTCAAGGGAAAGACTagttctctttaaaacaaacaagcgAACAACTTATGCAGGTCCACAAAGTGAATTAGAACCCTTTTCCTCTACAAGATGAAGTTTCTCTGCCCTAGAGCTCTTCTGGGAGGAGTGGAATGTCCCTTAACGGTCTCATTTGGCCTgtctttcctcctgtttcttaTTCTCCCCATGAGCACTGGTGGGTTAAGCAAGGGGGAGCAAGGCTGACCGGTTCTGACACTTTAGCAAAGGGATGAAGAGCTGGGagtaaagaagcaaaaaaacagctgcagaagctgttgATAGTCAGCTACCCTCATGGCTGGCATTCCAGAGGAGCAGGCATCTCTCCCAAACACAGTTTGAAATCCCAGTGGAGAATGCACGTGTTGCACTGAGCCCTGGATACATGCGTGGGACAGTGGTATCTCCACCACCTGCTAGCCGGCTGATGTGGTAGCCTGACCTCAGCTCTACCCTATATTGGCTTTGTTGCCTGTGGCAGTCTACTGGCCAAGATATTCCTCCGCTTCCTGTGTTTTCCAGCCACCATTTTGGCAAAGGGAGGGAGGCAGACACCCTCTCCTGCAACCTCTTCTCTACAGTGTTATTTTAAGGATAAACATACAAGCCATTGCAAAGGCTTTTAATACTCCTTTTCTACAAGAAGCACTTCTGTAAGTGGTTCTCTTAGCACTTATGAAACAATGAGTGTATTGTTGAAAGGAGTGTGAGGTGATGGGCATACCACGTCTTTCTGTTCAAGTTGGGCTCCAGCTTCCACCAGTTTTTTCACCACCTCTAGATGTCCTTCAGAGCATGCCCTGTGCAATGCAGTGCGCTTGTACTGGCAATTAAAACAGTGCGAAGTCAGACATTAAATATGGCACAGAAAGATATCTTTAaatctttcctcccctcctccctagGATGATAGCAAATGCATACTCTACGCTGATTCATTTTCAAGAGCTAATGCTTTAGAGACCTGAAATCTGCTAATTTTAATGGCAACCTGATAGCTGAGAGCCTCCTACCCAGCGTTTTAGAGGGTGtgagaaatatttgcagtatgccattcaaatttaaaatgatGCCTGTTGTGGTCCCCCATCCAGCATGCTATGCTGCATTTTGGAAGTGCGGCTTATACATTATGGAGCATGACGGCAGGCAGCATCACTTTTTTTGTGGTTCAGCTGTCAAATTTCTTGTCTCCTAATCTGTAGCATTGGAAGATCACTTGTTACAGAAAATCAGGGTTTCCTGGGCACcaacagctttcttttaaacataaagaTTCTTTTGAGTTGATATTACTTTGAAGGGTCCCAGTGGCCCCTTTATCACTAGAAAACTTTACTTCTGTCTCCCCacaccctttctttttttctccctttaaatgTGGAAGCTACAAAACCTAGTGGTAAAGTTAGTATTGCTCTGTAATAACATTTCTTCTGTAACAGGCTTTGCAGTGAGAAAGAAGATTGTACCTCATCACAGACGTTGGGATCCCCTTTGTCTGACAGGTATTTTTCAATTACTGGCAACTTATTCTCCAGTGCAGCTCTGAAGAATGTGGGGATATCCACTGGTCCTGTCTGATGGTAAGAAATATAGAGGGCATAAATGTGTGTGGCACAAAACCCCATCAAGTGCTTTCCCAGAAGAAAGTACTTTGAAATAACTTACAATAACTTCTGGTTCAGGTTCCTTTAAAATGGGCACTTTCACTTTCttgcatcttttcttcttcttcagctgAACAAGTTTTTCAAGATCCTCCAAGTTTTCAAGTTTTGACCTCTCCTGTAacttcttcttcttcagctgaaaCAAATCAGGAAAATCAGCAAGATGAGCTGAGTATGACCACCTCTCCCTTTCAGAGTGGCAGGACAGTGTGTGATACTATTCAGCTAAATTCAGTTACAACTTTTATTTATACAGCCTAATTGAATGTTAGAATAATTTACTAAGTGTGTGAGAAACTCTACATCATCTGTAGTTTCTCATACACCACCAGACCTCTTCCTAAATGGTGTGTCAGCCATATatgtccctgcgcatggcaggggggttggaactagatgatcttaaggtcctttccacccctaactattctatgattctatatgttGTGGGCTAGATAGCATGAAATTTTGGTCTGTGTGAGGCCAGGAgtcagagcagcactgcagtccCTTCTGGACCAACAACTTAAGAAATCTCATGTGCAGCTTACAAGAGCTGGGAAGTCCCTGCAGCTTTAGCTGACACTCACcacatgttttttcttcttttatgatGCAGCCCCTGACTTGTTGTAACTTAATCCTCTTTGATGAAAAATACACCCGTAAGT
This region includes:
- the ANKRD1 gene encoding ankyrin repeat domain-containing protein 1; this translates as MMMMKVEELVTGKRADDKDTGSFLPEDFKNGEYEAAVRLEKQEDLKTVSEHSLARGDLAYEKEKKLEAELKKKKLQERSKLENLEDLEKLVQLKKKKRCKKVKVPILKEPEPEVITGPVDIPTFFRAALENKLPVIEKYLSDKGDPNVCDEYKRTALHRACSEGHLEVVKKLVEAGAQLEQKDVLESTALHWACRGGNLDVLKFLLDKGINRNARDKLLSTPLHVAVRTGQYDCGEHLIACEADLNARDREGDTPMHDAVRLNRYKMIRLLILYGADLTIKNCQGKTPMDLVLQWQNGTKEIFNSLKDKSYKSVHPGKF